The genomic interval GGTGACTCGGCGGCTGGTTCGAGTCTTCCGAGGGCTGCCCAAGCCAATGCACAGACATGCCCTGTTCACCCGAACGGGGTGACGAAATGATCCCCCACCCTGCGAGGAGCCCCATGCCCCGAAAGCCCCGCCCCCTTGCTCAGTCCCCGGATGCTCTGAACTCACAACGGGCGGACGCTGCACGGCCCGGGTCGCCACCATCGCGGGGCAGTACCGCACGCAGCTCGCCCGATACATCCGTGAACTCGGACTGTCGCCGAGTGCCCGCACCAGCATCACCCTGCCGGAATCCGAGGAAGACGACTCGGACGTGTGGGACTGGCCCGGACGCCAGCCACACCACAGAGCCCCCGTGTTCGTCTCCTTCGCTGGGGGCGGGTGCGGGGGCTTTCTGCGTGTTGCCGAGGATGCGAATAATCGAGAATCACCCCGGACAGACGCCCCTTCGGATCATCATGCTTGCGCTGTTGTGTCCGACGACGAGGGGAACAGCCATGGCAAGGCGACTGCGGGTCCTCGGGAGCACATCCGGAGTGGGCGACTGCCCGACTCTGTATGAGGACCTGGACACTGGGGAAGTGATCGTGCAGGGGGACTCGGTGACCGATCCCGCGGACGTGGTGCAGCTCAAGTACGTCAAGGAAGGGGAAGCGTTCGTGGTCGTGCCTCGGGCGCTGCTGGCGAACTTCTCCCCGAGGGAGGTCACGCACGTGCCCGAGTTCGTGCCGCAACAGAAGATCAGCGAGTTCATCAACGACGGATTCGAGCACACCGCATGGCGGCTGGAGACCCGAAGCGGGTACGCGTCCGACCAGGCGATGCCGTCCTATCAAGAGTTCCTGCGGACCGGTGACACCGCCGGGGAGGTCGGGCACCCGTGGTTCGCCAATGTGCGCCGCATGGTGGACGGCGGCAAGCGGTTCGAGCGGGTACGGATCGTGGACAACCCGCCGACCACTGGTCAGCGGTACCTGCTCGCCTGTGCTCGGACGAACGTTGCAGCAGGCGAGGACATCCGCCACCTGTGGCGTGACGATGCCGAGCACTACGGCGTGAATCTCTCGGACTTCTGGCTGTTCGACTCCCGCACCGTGGCGCGCTTCCATTTCGAGGGTGAGCGCACCATCGGCATGGAGCTGATCACTGATCCGGCGGAAGTGCTGCGGGCCTGTCAGGTGCGGGATGCCGCATGGCACCACGCAGTCCCGTACAGGGAGTTCACAGCTCAGGTACCGTCCGCTGAGTGAGTACGGACTTTCAGCAAGGCCGGGTGTCCCTCGGTGCGCGCCTGCGGGAGCTGCGCACCGAGGGCGGGCTTACGGGCCGCGAACTGGCCGACCGGCTTGAGTGGGGGCAGTCCAAGGTCAGCAAGCTGGAGAACGGCAAACAGACACCGACCGTCGCCGATCTCAAGGCATGGGCCGAGGGGACCGGGAACCGGGGGGCAACAGGCGAACTTGTCGGGCGCCTGCGCGGACTGGAAACGCAGTACCGATCATGGCGTAGGCAGTTGGCGGGTGGTTATCGCGCCGTGCAGGAAGCGCACTGGGCGCAAGCTCAGAAGACGCACTCTCGGCGTAGTTTCGATCCCGCGTTGGTACCCGGGCTCTTGCAGACCGCCGACTATGCACGCGCGGTCCTCACTCGATACTCCGCGATTCACACCGCCCCCAGGGACATCGAGGCCGCCGTGCAGGCGCGCATGGGGCGTCAAGACATCCTCACGGACCAGAGCCGGACGTTTCACTTCCTCGTCTGGGAAGGGGCTCTACGGGCCCGCCCTTGCTCGCCCCCCGTGCTCTCAGGGCAGCTTGACCAAATCGTGGGGCGGCTCGGCCCGGGGAACGTGAGAGTAGGAATCGTGCCGTTCGAAGCGGACATGAACGTTCCCGCTGGGGTCGGATTCTCCGTCCATGACGACAACCTCGTGATCACCGAGACGTGGCACGCCGAAATGTGGTTGGACGATCCGGAGGACGTCGCCCTGCACGTTCGTGCGTGGAAGGCGCTGGAGAGGAACGCCCTCTTTGGCGCCGAGGCGCACCGCGTGCTCATGCGGGCAAAGCAGTCTTTGAGCCCGCGAGAATAAGCGCGAATACGTCCCGTACGCCTCTCCCCGGTTTGCCTAGCGTTCTGACTCACAGAGCCAGAGGCGAAGGGCGGGGCGGTGAGCCGAGAGAGTACGAACACCACCAGGCGTAGTGCCATGACGCTGCGCGTATCTCGGGACAGCGGGAAGACGTACGGTCCCGAGATCATCGTCCCGAGCGATCCACGGAACCCGCTGCCCGTCAGCACCGCCGAGCCCCGCTGTTCCTGCCGGCGATGCGAGGACGTGTGATGAGCACGCGAGTGGTACTGCGGTATGTCAGGTACGTCATGCGTCGCCACCCTTCCGCCGAGACGACCGCGACGGCGCGGTGCCTGAACCCTGAGTGCGACTGGACTGCGGAGCCGACCGCGAACGCAGACGTGTGCACCGACAAGTGCATGCAGCACACCGGCCGGACCGGCCACATGACCTTCCTCCGGGAGTTCTCGGAAGTCGCCGTGGTGGAGCGCGTCCAGTGACCGAAGACAACAAGAAAGGGTGCCCATGGAAACAGCCGATCGTGCACGGCTCGACACGTACTTTGGCAAAGTCGCCGAAGCGTTCACGCCAGCCGAGCGTCCGTCCTCGCTGTTGATCACTCATCTGCTGCCCGAGCGACCCGCGTTCGTCGGTGCGGTGGGCAAGGTGTCGCACCTGCGTGCCGTTCTGCCCAAGCCCAAGTCCATCCACGCGAGCGCTCGCCGAGAGATTGAACGGACCGTGGCGTGCGACGAACTGTCCCGCGACATGTTCAGCGACCCCGACACCGCCGTGACGTACCTGGAAACCAGGGCAGCCGGCGAAAGCGTCGTTCTGCTCGACGTGGGCGGGTACTTCGCTCCCTCGCTGGACGCGCTGTGTGAACGGTTCTCGGGAACCATCCTCGGAGTGGTTGAGGACACCGAGAACGGACACAAACGCTACGCCGAACGGGACAAGCTGCCGTGCCCGGTCGTGTCCGTTGCCCGGTCGCCGCTCAAGGACCCGGAAGACTTCCTGGTCGGGCAGAGCGTGGTGTTTTCCGCCGAAGCGTTGTTGCGGCAGCGCGGGGACATCCTGCACGGGCGCCCGGCCCTGGTCCTCGGGTTCGGCAAGCTCGGGTCCAGCATTGCCCGGCTGCTGCACGTCAAGGGCGTTCGGGTGATCGTCTACGACATCGACCCCGTGCGACGGGCACAGGCTATGTCCCAGGGTTTCGAAGTGGCCCGGGACCGAGACCAGGCCATAGCCACGGCCGGACTCGTTCTCTGTGCAACGGGGGCACTGTCTCTCCGCGGCGAGGACTTCCCGCAGCTCAAGAACGGGGCCTATGTGGCGACGGTGACCAGCTCGGAAGACGAGTTGGAGTTGAGCGGCTTGCCCTCGGGCTACACCCGCGACAGCGCCGGCAAGCACGTGAGCCGCTACAGCACGACCGGGCACTACTTCTATCTGCTGAACGGGGGCGAGGCGGTCAACTTCATCCACGGCGCGAGCGTTGGACCGTTCATCTTCCTCGTTCAGGCCGAAATCCTCGCGGGCGCGGCCATGCTGGCTCGCGGGGGGGCTGGATGCCGCCATGTACGAGGTGCCCACCGCCGACCGGGAAGCCATCGCGGCTACCTGGCTCCACTACTACAACAGGTGAGCGAATGCCCATCACGGCAGACCACATCCGTACGACCCTCGCCGAGTACACCGACGCGCACCCGGCGGAAAAGACCGCCCTGGCGATCGTTCACGAGCTCATCGACCAGGGGGCCGACGTGACCAGCCGGAAGGAGTTCCGGGGCCATGCCACAGCGGGGGCCGTGATCGTCAACAGCGAGGGTCAGGCGCTGTTCATTCGGCACGTGGCACTCGGCAAGTGGCTGACCCCGGGCGGACACCTTGAGCCCGAGGACGCGGACCTGTTGGGTTCCGCCCTCCGTGAGCTGATCGAAGAGACCGGCATCACCCTCAGCGTCTCTCCGGTCCACGCGGTCCCGGTCCACATCGACGTGCACCCGATTCCGGCGAACGAGAGCAAGGGGGAGCCTGCGCACCAGCACTTCGACTTCCGCTATCTCTTCCGGCTGGAGGGTGACCAGGAGGTGACGCTGCAGGAGGAAGAAGTGAGCGGGTACGCGTGGCGCAGCGTGGACACGATCACTGATGAGACGCTGCGGTCGCGAGTGCTCGCGTCGCTTCGCTAGACGCGCTCCACACCCTGAGTCGGCCCCGCCGGGTCATTCCCCGCCTCGTGCCCTGTGCTCGCTCACTGGTCGCGGCGGTGCACGCTGGTCACGGTGAGCGTCATTGCCGCACGGGCGGTGCGGGCGGTACGTCGAGGAGCAGCACCAGGTGGGCGCCCACGCGCGGTGTCTCCGGGTCGGGGTGCCAGCCGTGGCGGGCGTAGAAGGTCTGGGCGCGCAGGTTGTGTTCGTAGACCTCCAGGCGTGCCTGGCGGGTGCCGGTGCGCTGCCAGGTCTCGACGCAGGCGGTGTGCAGGGCGGTGCCGAGGCCGCGGCTCCAGTGGGTCGGGGCGACGTGGAGCTGGGTGAGGGTCATGATGCCCTCGCGGACACGGAAGGCTGCGGTGCCCGCGACCGTGCCTTCGTCTTCGGCGCAGAGCACGTTGGCGTCGTCGCGGGCGATGGCGGCGGCCCATCCCTCGCGTGTTCTGGCGAGTTCGGCCGGGCCGGAGAAGTCTTCTTCGGGGATGTGGCTGCGGTAGTACGTGGCACGGGCGGCCGTGTGCAGTGCGGCGATCGCGTCGAGGTCGGCGGGGGTTGCGTTTCTGATCATGAGGGACGAGACGCGGAAGCTCGTTGGCCGGTTGCGGTGGCGACCCGTGCCCTACCCCAGCCGGTCGTTCACCCTCCGCGGCAGGCCCTCCGGGTTCGCGTCGCGCAGCTCCGGGGGAAGCAGCGGGTCCGGGGTCGACTGGTACGTGATCGGGCGCAGCCAGCGTTCGATGGCCGTGGTGCCCACCGACGTCGACGTGGAGGTTGACGCCGGGTACGGGCCGCCGTGGTGCTGCGCGGGGGCCACCGCAACCCCCGTCGGCCAGCCGTTGACCAGGACTCGCCCGGCGACCCGCGTCAGCTCGGCCAGCAGCCGGGCTCCGGTGCCGGCACCGGAGTCGGTGTCGTCCGTCAGCTCCTCCTCGGCCAGGTGGAGCGTGGCCGTCAGGTTGCCGGGGAGGCGTGACAGTACGGCGGCGATCTGCGTCGGGTCCTCGTAGCGCGCGACCACCGTGACCGGGCCGAAGCACTCCTCCAGGAGCAGGTCGTGCGGGCCCGCAGTGGCCAGCGCCTGCGCCGGGACGGTCAGGAAACCCGCGCTCACCGTGTGCTCGCCCCCCGCGCCCGGGGTCACCGGCGCTTCGGTGTCCGGGAGGGCGGCCCGTTCCCGTACACCCGCGACGAACGCGTCCCGCATCCGGTGGTCCAGCATCACGCCGGGCTCGGTGTCGCTGACGGCCGCCGCCAGAGACTTCAGCAGCCGGTCGCCGGCCGCGCCCGCCGGGGCCAGCACGAAGCCGGGCTTGGTGCAGAACTGGCCCTCCCCCAGCGTCATCGAACCCGCGAGGCCCGCCCCGATCTGCTCGGCGCGTTCCTCCGCCGCTGCTTCGGTGATCACGACGGGGTTGAGCGAGCCGAGTTCGCCGTGGAAGGGAATGGGGGCGGGACGGGCGGCCGCTGCGTCGAAGAGCGCCCGTCCGCCGCGCACCGATCCGGTGAAGCCCGCCGCCGCGACGAGGGGGTGCCTGACCAGTTCGATGCCCGCGTCGAAGCCGTGGACGAGGACGACCACGTCCTCCGGGAGGCCCACCTGCGCGGCGGCCCTGCGCAGCACCGAGGCGCAGAGCTCGGAGGTGGCGGGGTGGTCGGGGTGTGCCTTGACGACGACCGGGCAGCCCGCGGCGAGCGCGCTCGCGGTGTCGCCGCCGGGGACGGAGAAGGCCAGCGGGAAGTTGCTCGCGGCGTAGACGGCCACGACGCCCAGGGGGATCTTGTAGCGGCGCAGGTCGGGCCAGGGCGGTGTCCTGGTGGCGTCCTCGTGGTCGATCCTGATGTCGAGGAAGGCGCCCTCGTCGACGGCGTCCGCGAAGGCCCTCAACTGGGCGGTGGTACGGGCCAGTTCGCCGGTGAGCCGGGTCGGCCCGAGCGCCGTCTCGGCGTCGGCTGCCTCGACGACGTACCGGCCCGCCTCGTCGAGAAGTCCGGCGGCGGTACGGAGCATGGCGGCCCGTACCGCACGGTCGGCGAGCGCGGGGCGGGCGGCGTGCGCGGCCCGTACCGCACAGTCGACCTCCTCGGCAGTGGCCTCCACCGCAACCTGCTCACGCGGCTTCCCGGTTCGGGGGTCGACACTCCAGACTGGTGCTGCTGCCACCGTGGCGTCCTTCCAGCTGTTCGATATTCTGAACAGAGTTCCTGATGCTGAATATGCTGGGACTCTATTAACGGGTAATCGAAGGGGTCAAGGGCAATGTCGACTGCCGATTCGGGTGGGGCACAGGTCAAATCCGCGGTGCGGACCGTGGAGTTGCTCGAATACTTCGCGGGAAGTCCCGGTATGCACTCTCTCGCCTCCGTCCAGGAGGCTGTCGGCTACCCCAAGTCCAGCCTGTACATGCTGCTGCGCACGCTCGTGGAGCTCGGCTGGGTGGAGACCGACGCGACGGGCACGCGGTACGGCATCGGCGTACGGGCGCTGCTCGTCGGTACGTCGTACATCGACGGCGACGAGGTCGTCGCCTCCGCCCGCCCCACGCTCGACCGGCTCTCCGACGACACGACGGAGACGATCCACCTGGCCAGGCTCGACGGTACGAACGTCGTATACCTCGCGACCCGCCAGTCCCAGCACTATCTGCGGCCCTTCACCCGCGTCGGCCGCCGGCTGCCCGCGCACTCGACCTCCCTTGGCAAGGCGCTGCTCGCGACGCACACCGACGAGCAGGTCCGCAAGCTGCTGCCGGAGACGCTGCCCGCGCTGACCGAGCACACCATCACCGACCGCGAGAAGCTCATCGAGGAGCTGCACGCCGTCCGCGAGCAGGGGTACGCCGTGGACCGCGAGGAGAACACCCTCGGTCTGCGCTGCTTCGGTGTCGCCATCCCGTACCGCACCCCGGCCCGCGACGCCATCAGCTGCTCGGTGCCGGTCGCCCGGCTCACACCGGCGCACGAGCAGATGGTCAAGGACGCGCTGTTCGACGCGCGGGACCGTCTCACGCTCGCCACCCGGAGGCTCTGAATGGCCCGTTCCGAGAGGGATGTGACGATGGATGTATCGCTGCGCGAGGTCGTCGACAGTGACGTGCCCGTCTTCTTCTCCCACATGAGCGACCCCGAGGCGATTCAGGTCGCCGCCTTCGTCGCGAAGAACCCACCGGACCGGGCAGCCTTCAACGCCCACTGGGCCAGGATGCGTGCCTCGGACGAGATCTTCGTGCGCACCGTGGTCGTCGACGGCGCGGTGGCCGGCCATGCGGCGGTGTACGGACCTGCCGAGGAGCGCGAGGTGACGTACTGGGTCGACCGCGCGTACTGGGGACGCGGCGTGGCCACCGCCGCTCTGCGCGGGCTTCTCGCACTCGTACCCGAGCGGCCGCTGTACGCCCGAGCCGCGGCCGACAACACCGGTTCGGCCCGCGTCCTGCAAAAGTGCGGATTTGTTGTCATCGGCCACGACCGGGGCTTCGCGAACGGCCGCGGGGCGGAGGTCGACGAACTGGTTCTCACCCTCACCGGGTGATCCCGGGTGATCCCGGGTGAGGGGGTCCTCCGCCGCGCGGCGGAGACGGATCGTCGGTGCGCAGGACGCGCGGCGGCGGTCCGCCCGGGAGCGTGGGGGGCATGACAGAAACCGCGCTCGTCCCCACTCCTCAAGGCCTCCGCACGGCCCCCGCGGGCCCGCTGCGCAAGACACTGCGCGCCGCCGCCATCGCCTCCTGCGTCCCGTACCTCGGCCTCAAGCTCGCCTGGATCGCGGGCAGCCGCACCGGCATCCCCGAGGGAAGCGTCCTCCTCGATCACCCGGGCACGATGGCCGTCGTCAACGCCGTCACGGTCGTCATGGACTCCGCCGTGATCGTGCTGGCGCTACTGCTCACCCAGGGCTGGGGGCGGCGCGTCCCCGCCCGGCTGCTCGTCCTGCCCATGTGGGCGGCGACCGGGCTGCTGACGCCGATCGTGACCGGATATCCGCTCCAGCTGCTGGCCAAGGTGTTCACCGGCGCCGAGAGCGCACCGGCCGAGAGCGAAGCCTTCCTCGACGAATGGGTCTTCGGCGTCGTCTACACCGGCTTCATCGTCCAGGGCATGGCGCTGGGCACCCTCTTCGCGCTGTACGCCCGCGAGCGCTGGGGCCACCTGTGGCGGGGCACAGTGTGGGATCTGCCGAATTCGGCGGTCGGGCCCCGGCTGAGGGCCACCGCGGTGATCGCGTCCGTCCTCGCGGCGCTGTGCGCCGTACCGCATGCGATGTGGGCCGCCGGTTCGACGACCGGGCTCAACCAGGGCCGGATCGACGGACGTACGACGGCCTTCCACCTCCTCGAAGGCGTCTACGTCCTTTTCGCGGCCGTCACGGTGGCCGGCATACTGATGCTCGCCCTGCGCCTCGGCCGCGGCCTTCCCCTCAAGGCCCCGCTCGCGCTCGCCTGGCTGGGCTCGGGCGCGCTCGGCTGCTGGGGCGGCTGGCTGCTCAGCACCGCCGTGATGCCCGCCGCCGAAGCGGCCGACCGGCCCACCACGCTGATGCTGCTGACCTACGCTGTGCAGATGATCACCGGTCTCGTCGTCCTCGCAGCGGGCGCCTCCTTCCTGCGGAAGCGCGCCACGTGAGTCTTCTGTTCGGGGCGCGGGCCCGGCTGCGCTGGGTCCATCTGGTCCTCGGCGGCGCGCTGTTGATGCCGTACTTCCTCCTCGGCAGCGTCATGGTCGGCCCGTTCGCGGACGACAAGAACGTCTTCACCTCGCTCCCCATGCAGTTCGGGGCCTTCGCCGTGGCCCTGCCGATCGCCGCGATCAGCGCGCTCTTCCCGCTCGCCCGGCCCCTGTCGGTGGGGGCCGTGCGGGCGTTGTGCGCGGTGCCCGACGGGCAACTGGCGGACGGTCCGGCCCGGTCGAGGGCGGCGCGGGTGCGGACGGCCGGGTGGTTCACGCTGCATCTCGGTATCGGCGGAATCATCAGCGGCATGACGCTCGCGGTGCCTCCGATGGCGGTCCTGCTGATCATCCTCCCGGTGTTCTCCTCGCTGCGCGAGTCCCGGTTCGGGCTGCCCGAAGTCCTCGACCACGCCTGGGGGCTGGCGCTCTCCCCCGTCGCCGGGATCGCGATGCTGGTGGCTCTCGCGGCGTGCGCGGCGGCGTCCGGGGCGCTGCTGGCCCGGTGGGCGCCCGTACTCCTCGGGCCGACACCGGCCGACCGGCTGGCGGCGGCGGAGCGGCGGGCCGCGGATCTGGCCGTACGCAACCGGCTGGCCCGCGAGCTGCACGACTCGGTGGGGCACGCGCTGAGCGCGGTCACGCTCCAGGCGGGTGCGGCACGCCGGGTGCTGGACAGCGATGCGGCGAGCGATGTGGAGTTCGTACGGGAGGCGCTGACCGCGATCGAGGAGACGACCCGGCGCACGGTGGGCGAACTCGACGCGGTGCTGGGGGTGTTGCGGCAGGGTGAGGACAGCGAAGGCATCGACGATGTGTCCGGGCCGACACTGGACGCCCTGGACGATTTGCTGGCCCGCAGCGGCGTGAAGGTGGCTTGCGCGGAGGAGGGCGATCCGGTCGTACGGACCCCGGACAGGGTGTCCCGTGAGGCGTACCGCATCGTCCAGGAAGGGCTGAGCAACGCCCTGCGGCACTGCGGCGCCTCACCGGTGTCGCTACGGATCGCCCTGCGCGGCGAGGAGTTGGAGATCGTGATGGAGAACCCGCTGCCCGACAAGGCCCCGGTGGTACGCCCCGGGGGCGGCCGGGGCCTGCGCGGCGCGGCCGAACGGGCCACCCTGCTCGGCGGCCACGCCGAAGCGGGCCCGCACGGCGACGTCTGGCGCCTCACGGCCCGCCTCCCGCTGAACGGCGGCCGGCGATGAGCGCCGCGGTGAGCGCCCCGGTGAGTGCCGCGGTCAGGATCGTCCTCGCCGACGACGAGCGCATGGTCCGCACCGCTCTGCGCGTCATCCTCGACGCCGAGGACGGCCTGGAGGTCGTCGGCGAGGCGTCGACCGGCGCCGAGGCCGTGTCGGTGGTGCGTGAGCTGCGGCCCGACGTGGTGCTGATGGACGTACGGATGCCCGAGGTCGACGGCATCCGCGCCACCGAGCAGATACTGCTCGCGATGGAGGAGCCGCCGCGCATCGTCGTCGTCACCACCTTCGAGAACGACTCGTACGTGTACGACGCCCTGCGGGCCGGCGCCGCGGGCTTCCTCCTCAAGCGCGCCGCCGCCGAGGACCTGGTCCAGGCGGTCCGGCTGGTGGCGCGCAGCGACTCGCTTCTCTTCCCCTCGGCGGTGCGCGGTCTGGCCGCGGAATACGCCAGGCGCCGGCCTGCCGCCGCGCCGCCCTGGGCGGCGCGGCTCACCGACCGAGAGGCGGAGGTGCTGCGGCTGATGGCGACGGGCCTGACGAACGCGGAGATCGCGAACCGGCTGCGGGTCGGCCCGGCGACGGCGAAGAGCCATGTGGCGGCCGTGCTGGCCAAAACGGGGGCCAGGGACCGCACGCAGGCGGTGATCAGGGCGTACGAGTCGGGTTTCATCGAGCCTCGCTGACGCGGGCCGAGAGGCGGGCCGAGAGGCGGGCCGAGAGGCGGGCCGAGATGAAGATTCCCTGAGAAGCGCGACATTCCGGAACTGTCGTGGCCGCGCCGCTCGTCTCCCGTACGGGATGAACAAAACGATCAGGCGTGCGTCGGTCTTCTGCCTGCTGATGGTGCTCGCGCTGCTGGTGCGGATCACCTGGGTGCAGGCGTACCAAGGCCGGGCCCTCGCAGAAGACAAGCACAACCGGCGGAACACCATCGCGCAGTACGCGCAGCCGCTCGGGAACATCATCGTGGCCGGGTCGCCGGTCACCGGATCGAAGAAGACGGAGGGCAGTGATCTCCAGTACAAGCGCACGTACAAGAACGGCGAGCTCTACTCGGCCGTCACCGGCTACAGCTCACAGGCGTACGGCGCCACCCAGATCGAGGGCATCTACAGCAATGTCCTGGACGGGACCGACAACCGCCTGAAGAACCCGGCCGACCTCATCACCGGCAAGCAGACCGAGCCGGGCGACGTCGTGACGACCATCGACCCCGCCGTGCAGAAGGCGGCGCACAAGGCCCTGGGCGACAAGAAGGGCGCAGCCGTCGCCCTCGACCCGAAGACCGGGCAGATCCTGGGGATGGTCTCCACGCCCTCGTACGACCCGTCGAAGATCAGCGGGACGACGGACGGCGACGCCTGGCAGCAGCTGAACGGTGACAAAGACAAGCCGATGGTCAACCGGGCGCTGCGGCAGCCGCTGCCGCCCGGGTCGACATTCAAGCTGGTCGTCGCCGCAGCGGCGCTGGAGGAGGGGCTCTACGGGTCGGTCGACGAGAAGACGGACAGCCCGCTTCCGTACACCCTGCCCGGCACGCGGACGGTCCTCAAGAACGAGAACGCGTCCGCGCCCTGCGAGAACGCGACGCTGCGCACCGCGCTCAAGTACTCCTGCAACAACGTCTTCGGGAAGGTTGCCGCGGACCTCGGGCAGGACGAGGTGAAGGCGATGGCGGAGAAGTTCGGCTTCAACACCGAGAAGCAGGATGTGCCGGTCCGGGCGTCGGAGAGCGTGTACCCGTCCGGCATGGACGAGGCGCAGACCGCGCTGACGGGCATCGGCCAGTTCGACGTGACCGCCACCCCGCTCCAGATCGCCATGGTCTCGGCGGCCCTCGCCAACGGCGGAGAGCTCGTCTCGCCCCACATGGTGTCCAAGGTGACGGACGCGGACGGCAACACCCTGGAGGACCTCGGGGACGCCGGCAGCAAGCAGGTCGTTTCCTCCTCCACCGCCGAGCAGCTGCGAAGTGCGATGGTCACGGTCGTCGAGGACGGCACGGGCACGAACGCGCGGATCGCCGGAGCCGAGGTGGGCGGCAAGACGGGCACGGCGCAGCACGGCGTTGCCAACAGCAAGACGCCGTTCGCCTGGTTCACGTCGTATGCGAAGGACGAGTCGAGCGGCAAGGAGGTGGCGGTCGCGGTGCTCGTCGAGGACTCGGGGGCTGCGCGGTCGGAGGTGAGCGGCAATGGGCTGGCGGCGCCGATCGCTCAGAAGATGATGCAGGCGGCGCTCGGGCGGTAACCGGCGATCGGTAACCGCCAACCGGCGACCGGCGACCGGCGACCGGCGACCGACAAGCCGACAACCGGTGACAACGCCGGACGGGCCGGCGGCCGGCCCGTCCGGCGTTCCGAGGACCCGCTCCTACTGTCCCGCCCACCGCTTGACCGTGGCCTCGGCCTTCGCCCGGTCCTCGGGCGTCAGCTTGGAGATCAGCGCACCGTGGTTGGTGTTCGGGGCGACGTAAAGATGGGAGTCGTGCCGGCTCGGCTTGAACTGCTCCGCGCTCCACGGATCGTTCTGCCCGTACACGAACATCATCTGCTCGCCCCGGGTGGACACCCAGCGGTCGACGTCCTTCATGGTGCGGCCGTTGTACGAGGTGCGCATGTCGGCGGGCAGCACCGAGTTGGGCTGATAGATGTCCGGGTAGTTGCGGACATCGCGCAGATGCTTGAACTTCAGGTCTGCCCAGCCCAGTTGGGCCGCGGCCTGCCGGTAGTACGGGCCGCTGCCCTCGGCCCCGTTACCCTGGTCCGAGTAGATGCTCAGACCGTGGTCGAGCGACCACTTGTAGAGCTCGTCGTCGGTGGCCGCCTCGGCGTCGGGGACGGCGGGGCAGTCGGTGTAGGTGCCGCTCTGCCAGAAGTTCCACACCTGGTCGAGCACCGAGAACTCGAAGGCGCGGTCGGCCGAGCCGAGGTACTTGAAGGTGAGGCCCTTCTCCTTGGACGTCGCCTCGAAGCGCGGCAGCATCGCTTCGCGGCGTACCAGCATTTCGCGCTGTACGGCGTCCAGGGCGGCTCGGCATTCGGGCGTGCCGACGGTCTTGAAGAAGCTCTCGTAGACGCTGTCGTCGCGGTTGTTCGCGTCGTTCGGGGCGACGTACGCGACGACGGCGTCCAGGTCGTCCGGGTAGAAGCGCTCGTGGTAGACCTGCGTCATTCCGCCCTTGCTGGCGCCGGTCCCGAGCCACTTGGCCCGGTAGATGGTCTTGAGCGCCTCGACGATCGCGTGCTCGTCGCTCGCCTGCTGCCAGACGTTCAGGTCGTCCCAGTCGACGTCGTCGCCGGGGCGGGATGTGTTGAAGTAGCGGTGCTCCACGCTGACCTGGTTGGCGCCGAGCAGCGTGGTGATCTCGCGGGTGCTGGAGGACAGCCCGTATCCGCCGGTGTAGTGGACCACCGGCGCGGTCTCGCCCTTGTGCCAGAGCGTGAATCTCTGCTCGAAGGTGCTGCGGCCGGGATCGCCGTGGTCGACGGGCTGAGTCAGGGTCAGGCTGTAGAGGGGAAATCCGCCCTTGTCCGTCACAGAGACCACAGTCAGTCCGGGGATCCGCTCCAGCTTTTCGCGGATGTCGGCCGCGGCGGCGCTCTGTGCTGCGGACGGCGCGGGTTGCGCGGCGACA from Streptomyces spiramyceticus carries:
- a CDS encoding DUF6879 family protein, whose translation is MARRLRVLGSTSGVGDCPTLYEDLDTGEVIVQGDSVTDPADVVQLKYVKEGEAFVVVPRALLANFSPREVTHVPEFVPQQKISEFINDGFEHTAWRLETRSGYASDQAMPSYQEFLRTGDTAGEVGHPWFANVRRMVDGGKRFERVRIVDNPPTTGQRYLLACARTNVAAGEDIRHLWRDDAEHYGVNLSDFWLFDSRTVARFHFEGERTIGMELITDPAEVLRACQVRDAAWHHAVPYREFTAQVPSAE
- a CDS encoding helix-turn-helix domain-containing protein, giving the protein MSTDFQQGRVSLGARLRELRTEGGLTGRELADRLEWGQSKVSKLENGKQTPTVADLKAWAEGTGNRGATGELVGRLRGLETQYRSWRRQLAGGYRAVQEAHWAQAQKTHSRRSFDPALVPGLLQTADYARAVLTRYSAIHTAPRDIEAAVQARMGRQDILTDQSRTFHFLVWEGALRARPCSPPVLSGQLDQIVGRLGPGNVRVGIVPFEADMNVPAGVGFSVHDDNLVITETWHAEMWLDDPEDVALHVRAWKALERNALFGAEAHRVLMRAKQSLSPRE
- a CDS encoding NUDIX hydrolase, yielding MPITADHIRTTLAEYTDAHPAEKTALAIVHELIDQGADVTSRKEFRGHATAGAVIVNSEGQALFIRHVALGKWLTPGGHLEPEDADLLGSALRELIEETGITLSVSPVHAVPVHIDVHPIPANESKGEPAHQHFDFRYLFRLEGDQEVTLQEEEVSGYAWRSVDTITDETLRSRVLASLR
- a CDS encoding GNAT family N-acetyltransferase, with protein sequence MIRNATPADLDAIAALHTAARATYYRSHIPEEDFSGPAELARTREGWAAAIARDDANVLCAEDEGTVAGTAAFRVREGIMTLTQLHVAPTHWSRGLGTALHTACVETWQRTGTRQARLEVYEHNLRAQTFYARHGWHPDPETPRVGAHLVLLLDVPPAPPVRQ
- a CDS encoding aldehyde dehydrogenase family protein; the protein is MAAAPVWSVDPRTGKPREQVAVEATAEEVDCAVRAAHAARPALADRAVRAAMLRTAAGLLDEAGRYVVEAADAETALGPTRLTGELARTTAQLRAFADAVDEGAFLDIRIDHEDATRTPPWPDLRRYKIPLGVVAVYAASNFPLAFSVPGGDTASALAAGCPVVVKAHPDHPATSELCASVLRRAAAQVGLPEDVVVLVHGFDAGIELVRHPLVAAAGFTGSVRGGRALFDAAAARPAPIPFHGELGSLNPVVITEAAAEERAEQIGAGLAGSMTLGEGQFCTKPGFVLAPAGAAGDRLLKSLAAAVSDTEPGVMLDHRMRDAFVAGVRERAALPDTEAPVTPGAGGEHTVSAGFLTVPAQALATAGPHDLLLEECFGPVTVVARYEDPTQIAAVLSRLPGNLTATLHLAEEELTDDTDSGAGTGARLLAELTRVAGRVLVNGWPTGVAVAPAQHHGGPYPASTSTSTSVGTTAIERWLRPITYQSTPDPLLPPELRDANPEGLPRRVNDRLG
- a CDS encoding IclR family transcriptional regulator, encoding MSTADSGGAQVKSAVRTVELLEYFAGSPGMHSLASVQEAVGYPKSSLYMLLRTLVELGWVETDATGTRYGIGVRALLVGTSYIDGDEVVASARPTLDRLSDDTTETIHLARLDGTNVVYLATRQSQHYLRPFTRVGRRLPAHSTSLGKALLATHTDEQVRKLLPETLPALTEHTITDREKLIEELHAVREQGYAVDREENTLGLRCFGVAIPYRTPARDAISCSVPVARLTPAHEQMVKDALFDARDRLTLATRRL
- a CDS encoding GNAT family N-acetyltransferase, with product MDVSLREVVDSDVPVFFSHMSDPEAIQVAAFVAKNPPDRAAFNAHWARMRASDEIFVRTVVVDGAVAGHAAVYGPAEEREVTYWVDRAYWGRGVATAALRGLLALVPERPLYARAAADNTGSARVLQKCGFVVIGHDRGFANGRGAEVDELVLTLTG